In Natronococcus occultus SP4, the following proteins share a genomic window:
- a CDS encoding isocitrate/isopropylmalate dehydrogenase family protein: MTHEIAVVPGDGIGQEVTPAAVDVLDALDIDFEFTEAEAGDAVAEETGEPLPEDTYDLAASADATLFGAAGETAADVILPLREAVDSFVNVRPATAYPGVDAVRPETDLVFLRENTEGVYAGHEDRLTDDVATLTRVTTETASRRLAEFACEYVQDGDHDGFTIAHKANVMRETDGLFRETVAEVADENGVATDEVLMDAFATRVCLDPTQFDVVVCPNLAGDVLSDLAAGLVGGLGLLPSANVGPDRALFEPVHGTAPDIAGDGVANPAAAILSAAMLLEYLEYDDEAASVRTAVETTLEDGPRTGDLGGDAETADVTNAIIERL, translated from the coding sequence ATGACTCACGAGATCGCCGTCGTGCCCGGTGACGGAATCGGGCAGGAGGTCACACCCGCAGCGGTCGACGTACTGGACGCCCTCGACATCGACTTCGAGTTCACCGAGGCCGAAGCCGGCGACGCGGTCGCCGAGGAGACCGGCGAGCCGCTTCCCGAGGACACCTACGACCTCGCCGCGTCGGCCGACGCGACGCTGTTCGGCGCGGCCGGCGAGACGGCCGCAGACGTCATCCTGCCGCTTCGGGAGGCGGTCGACTCGTTCGTCAACGTCCGTCCCGCAACCGCGTATCCGGGCGTCGACGCCGTCCGCCCCGAGACGGACCTGGTCTTCCTCCGGGAGAACACCGAGGGCGTCTACGCAGGCCACGAGGACCGGCTCACCGATGACGTCGCGACTCTCACCCGCGTGACGACGGAGACGGCCTCCCGGCGGCTCGCGGAGTTCGCCTGCGAGTACGTCCAGGACGGCGACCACGACGGGTTCACGATCGCTCACAAGGCCAACGTGATGCGCGAGACCGACGGGCTCTTCCGCGAGACTGTCGCCGAGGTCGCCGACGAGAACGGCGTCGCGACCGACGAGGTGTTGATGGACGCGTTCGCGACCCGGGTCTGTCTCGACCCGACGCAGTTCGACGTCGTCGTCTGTCCGAACCTCGCCGGGGACGTCCTCTCGGATCTCGCCGCGGGGCTGGTCGGCGGGCTCGGGCTGCTCCCCTCCGCGAACGTCGGCCCCGATCGGGCGCTGTTCGAACCCGTCCACGGCACCGCCCCCGACATCGCCGGCGACGGCGTCGCGAACCCGGCCGCGGCGATCCTCTCGGCCGCGATGTTGCTCGAGTATCTCGAGTACGACGACGAGGCGGCGTCGGTCCGTACCGCCGTCGAGACGACCCTCGAAGACGGCCCGCGAACGGGCGACCTCGGTGGCGACGCAGAGACGGCGGACGTGACGAACGCGATCATCGAACGGCTGTAA
- a CDS encoding DUF5799 family protein, producing the protein MSDTSWTDRIVGERMTVDQEFSQRVQDSRFSSQQWSLIMTATEFEIEDADDPEQARIVANTEKVDQIIPELENVDQQMGAMGGQGGGGGASSSSGGVLDSILGALGLGEDGGDDRAEKLRAAEQLTQEYAEQLQTQLESKGRWESVRQAAADG; encoded by the coding sequence ATGAGTGACACCTCGTGGACGGATCGGATCGTCGGCGAACGGATGACCGTCGATCAGGAGTTCTCACAGCGCGTCCAGGACTCGCGGTTCTCGAGCCAGCAGTGGAGCCTGATCATGACGGCTACGGAGTTCGAGATCGAGGACGCCGACGATCCCGAGCAGGCCCGGATCGTCGCCAACACCGAGAAGGTCGACCAGATCATCCCCGAACTCGAGAACGTCGACCAGCAGATGGGCGCGATGGGCGGCCAGGGTGGGGGCGGTGGCGCCTCGAGCTCCTCGGGCGGCGTCCTCGATTCGATCCTCGGAGCACTCGGGCTCGGGGAGGACGGCGGCGACGACCGAGCGGAGAAGCTCCGGGCGGCCGAACAGCTCACCCAGGAGTACGCCGAACAGCTCCAGACCCAACTCGAGTCGAAGGGACGCTGGGAGTCGGTCCGACAGGCCGCAGCCGACGGCTGA
- a CDS encoding class I SAM-dependent methyltransferase: MEVPCVRVEREDGERTRATLAEADLIDDDYEITVADGWLYVPVTDPDGVPDEYVLVERAVDERRTQTTPAELLEFEPSYERLGRAALLDEDDPDRARAIAEAILESDLPVETVLNKASKVKGETRVRDWELLAGAGTEVVHREYGCEFALDLAEVYFSPRLATERHRVAEQVRSEESRSSERARQGPGASAERAFDMFAGVGPFVIPFAKRGADCVGVDVNETAVEYLRENARRNDVADRVTAIRDDVREVASEYEDWADRLVMNLPHSADEFLASAVTIAGEDCTLHYYDIQHEDDPFGPGERAIREAAEPEYEVTVETRHTVRSYAPHELNVCLDVRLER; this comes from the coding sequence ATGGAGGTGCCGTGTGTCCGCGTCGAGCGCGAGGACGGAGAGCGAACGCGAGCGACCCTCGCCGAGGCGGACCTCATCGACGATGACTACGAGATCACCGTCGCGGACGGCTGGCTCTACGTTCCAGTGACCGATCCCGACGGGGTGCCCGACGAGTACGTCCTCGTCGAGCGGGCCGTCGACGAGCGCCGGACCCAGACGACCCCCGCCGAGCTGCTCGAGTTCGAGCCGTCCTACGAGCGCCTCGGTCGGGCCGCCCTGCTCGACGAGGACGACCCCGACCGCGCGCGAGCGATCGCGGAAGCGATCCTCGAGTCGGATCTCCCGGTCGAGACGGTGCTGAACAAGGCCTCGAAGGTCAAAGGCGAGACGCGGGTTCGGGACTGGGAGCTGCTGGCGGGGGCGGGCACTGAGGTCGTCCACCGCGAGTACGGCTGCGAGTTCGCGCTGGACCTCGCCGAGGTGTACTTCTCACCGCGGCTCGCGACCGAGCGCCACCGGGTCGCCGAGCAGGTCAGAAGCGAGGAGTCACGCTCCTCGGAACGCGCGAGACAGGGTCCGGGAGCGTCGGCGGAGCGGGCGTTCGACATGTTCGCGGGCGTCGGCCCGTTCGTGATTCCCTTCGCGAAACGCGGTGCCGACTGCGTCGGCGTCGACGTCAACGAGACCGCGGTCGAGTATCTCCGCGAGAACGCGCGACGAAACGACGTCGCCGACCGGGTGACCGCGATCCGCGACGACGTCCGCGAGGTCGCGTCCGAGTACGAGGACTGGGCCGACCGCCTGGTGATGAACCTTCCCCATAGCGCCGACGAATTCCTCGCGTCGGCGGTGACGATCGCGGGCGAGGACTGTACGCTTCACTACTACGATATCCAGCACGAGGACGACCCGTTCGGTCCCGGCGAGCGCGCGATCCGCGAGGCGGCCGAACCCGAGTACGAGGTGACCGTCGAGACCCGACACACGGTCCGCTCGTACGCCCCCCACGAGCTGAACGTCTGTCTGGACGTGCGACTCGAGCGCTGA
- a CDS encoding energy-coupling factor ABC transporter ATP-binding protein, whose amino-acid sequence MIEFQSVSFGFEDVPILEDVSRSIPDGQFVVLAGANGSGKTTLLRHCNGLLTPDEGSVTVDGVDVATDPIAARTSVGMVFQHPRDQFVAATVGDDVAFGPENLGLERGEIDRRVENALEAVNLRGRADDRIETLSGGEQSRVAIAGALAMEPTHLVLDEPFTGLDEPARRSVLDRLEALAADGTGVLLATHDLRDVLGLADRVLAMADGRIVVDDPPERAVDSLEGYPVRVPRTRTRERADSRC is encoded by the coding sequence ATGATCGAGTTCCAGTCCGTCTCCTTTGGCTTCGAGGACGTCCCGATCCTCGAGGACGTCTCCCGCTCGATCCCCGATGGACAGTTCGTCGTCCTCGCGGGCGCCAACGGGAGCGGGAAGACGACACTGCTGCGACACTGCAACGGTCTCCTGACCCCCGACGAGGGGTCGGTGACGGTCGACGGCGTCGACGTCGCCACGGATCCGATCGCCGCGCGCACGAGCGTCGGGATGGTGTTTCAACACCCTCGCGACCAGTTCGTCGCCGCGACCGTCGGCGACGACGTCGCGTTCGGCCCGGAGAACCTCGGCCTCGAGCGTGGCGAGATCGACCGTCGCGTCGAGAACGCGCTCGAGGCGGTGAACCTGCGCGGACGTGCCGACGACCGCATCGAGACGCTCTCGGGGGGCGAGCAGTCCCGCGTCGCCATCGCGGGTGCGCTCGCGATGGAACCCACTCACCTGGTGCTCGACGAACCCTTTACCGGACTGGACGAGCCCGCGCGCCGATCCGTCCTCGATCGGCTCGAGGCGCTGGCCGCCGACGGAACCGGCGTATTGCTCGCGACTCACGACCTCCGGGACGTGCTGGGGCTTGCCGACCGCGTCCTCGCGATGGCCGACGGCCGGATCGTCGTCGACGATCCGCCCGAACGCGCCGTCGACTCCCTCGAGGGGTATCCGGTTCGAGTGCCCCGAACACGAACCCGGGAACGGGCCGATAGCCGATGCTGA
- a CDS encoding polysaccharide deacetylase family protein — MDNGSNTGYGSSRRRLLAAVGATSATLAGCTDVLSDEENGDDGNGDGSENGGNGDENGDDGGDGGGETLWPAIDDGELLADFEEEPSRRSGELSMSSEDPRRGSQAAVVEDEDGEEAGLTVYFSEAIDLTESDVSFAAKPESANRIVVEFVAPGRESRLTTVRTVPDEFTGWFRLDCGYEHKPSDEPDLTNVTAINILATNDGRPIKMAVDDLRKVDSVDNGKAILLFHGGYESQYEIAAEMLEERGWSAAVPLAPEAIGESGRMDATQLQELQDRGWDICSNPTTTTALSDSPQDRQRTVLENAKDMLEQQGFEDGARHLLVPGDRMSEETYEVVRELHETAFLFGSCPSTMPPTERHMIPHVWGPSLHEGVRRHINLADQYNQLTVLRMQRIVDTDEPEGGEMSLDEFEHLLNHIEHRGLDVITPSDLVDDEYERETDDDVSDDRPEGTILEAGHSYEFEGDDSTTETVQLDEGVAVASFSHDGDDEFVVELDGEELTTTAGQTAGESILPVDGGSYQLEIGADGDWLVDLSQPEIHGEDLEELPIERSGNGSSFVGPLWAPDDVSLSPTHDGDGEFVVTGYDADGGYEQLVDQTGSFDSSRSYAAGGTVWIDIEADGEWTLSADSA; from the coding sequence ATGGATAACGGTAGCAACACCGGATACGGGTCGTCCAGGCGGCGGCTGCTGGCCGCCGTCGGTGCAACGTCGGCGACGCTCGCCGGCTGTACGGACGTCCTTTCCGACGAGGAAAACGGCGACGATGGGAACGGCGACGGCTCCGAGAACGGTGGGAACGGAGACGAAAACGGCGACGACGGTGGGGACGGCGGAGGCGAGACGCTATGGCCCGCGATCGACGACGGGGAGCTGCTGGCGGACTTCGAGGAGGAGCCGAGTCGACGCTCCGGCGAACTCTCGATGTCGTCCGAGGACCCGCGGCGCGGATCGCAGGCCGCCGTCGTCGAGGACGAGGACGGCGAGGAGGCCGGCCTCACCGTCTACTTCTCGGAGGCGATCGATCTCACCGAGAGCGACGTTTCGTTCGCCGCGAAGCCGGAGTCGGCCAACCGGATCGTCGTCGAGTTCGTCGCCCCGGGACGGGAGAGCCGACTCACGACTGTCCGCACAGTTCCAGACGAGTTTACCGGCTGGTTCCGGCTCGACTGCGGCTACGAGCACAAACCGTCCGACGAGCCCGACCTGACGAACGTCACCGCGATCAACATCCTCGCGACCAACGACGGGCGGCCGATCAAGATGGCCGTCGACGACCTGCGCAAGGTCGACTCCGTCGACAACGGGAAGGCGATCCTCCTGTTCCACGGCGGCTACGAGTCCCAGTACGAGATCGCCGCGGAGATGCTCGAGGAGCGTGGCTGGTCGGCCGCGGTCCCGCTCGCGCCCGAGGCGATCGGCGAGAGCGGTCGGATGGACGCCACGCAGCTCCAGGAGCTGCAGGACCGAGGCTGGGACATCTGTTCGAACCCGACGACGACGACGGCGCTCTCGGACTCGCCACAGGACCGACAGCGGACCGTCCTCGAGAACGCGAAAGACATGCTCGAACAACAGGGGTTCGAGGACGGCGCGCGCCACCTGCTCGTCCCCGGCGATCGGATGAGCGAGGAGACCTACGAGGTCGTCAGAGAGCTCCACGAGACGGCGTTCCTGTTCGGCTCCTGCCCGAGCACGATGCCGCCGACGGAGCGACACATGATCCCCCACGTCTGGGGGCCCTCGCTTCATGAGGGCGTGCGCCGGCACATCAACCTCGCCGACCAGTACAACCAGCTCACCGTGTTGCGCATGCAACGGATCGTCGACACGGACGAGCCGGAGGGAGGCGAGATGAGCCTCGACGAGTTCGAACACCTCCTCAACCACATCGAACACCGCGGTCTCGACGTGATCACGCCCTCCGACCTCGTCGACGACGAGTACGAGCGCGAAACCGACGACGACGTGAGCGACGACCGCCCCGAAGGGACGATCCTCGAGGCGGGTCACTCCTACGAGTTCGAGGGTGACGACTCGACGACGGAGACAGTCCAACTCGACGAAGGGGTCGCCGTCGCGAGCTTCTCTCACGATGGCGACGACGAGTTCGTCGTCGAACTCGACGGGGAAGAGCTTACGACGACTGCAGGCCAGACCGCCGGCGAATCGATCCTCCCAGTCGACGGCGGCAGCTACCAGCTGGAGATCGGAGCCGACGGCGACTGGCTCGTCGACCTCTCCCAGCCGGAGATCCACGGCGAGGACCTCGAGGAGCTTCCGATCGAGCGCTCCGGTAACGGCTCTTCGTTCGTCGGTCCGCTCTGGGCACCCGACGACGTCTCGCTCTCGCCGACTCACGACGGGGACGGCGAGTTCGTCGTCACCGGTTACGACGCCGACGGGGGGTACGAACAGCTCGTCGACCAGACGGGGTCGTTCGACAGCTCGCGATCCTATGCGGCGGGCGGAACGGTCTGGATCGACATCGAAGCCGACGGCGAGTGGACGCTCAGCGCCGACTCGGCCTGA
- a CDS encoding ComEC/Rec2 family competence protein encodes MTGRFDSRARQTLLVVAVVAVLLLGGCIGDDGADGEEEATEPDAPTGELEIHHLDVGQADATLLVAPSGETILIDTGDWRDDSEDVIDYLEERGVDRIDHLVATHAHADHIGGHAAVIDHFETHRDGVGAAYDSGVVHTSATYERYLEAVESHEVTLFQVAEGDELPLEDDAVGATVLNPPAGESGDDLHYNSVTLSVEFGEFTYLTTGDAERDAERRLVEDRGEELGADVYQAGHHGSSTSSTEPFLDAVEPRVAVISSAEDSQYGHPHDDVLESFADRGVETYWTGVHGHVVVTTDGEEASVEAEREATTDPAELREHEPDAEAAAVGPSVGSVTDRALVGVPASAP; translated from the coding sequence GTGACGGGCCGGTTCGATTCTCGCGCGCGACAGACGTTGCTCGTCGTCGCCGTGGTCGCCGTCCTCCTGCTGGGGGGCTGTATCGGCGACGACGGTGCGGACGGGGAAGAGGAAGCGACCGAGCCCGACGCGCCGACCGGGGAGCTCGAGATCCACCATCTCGACGTCGGCCAGGCCGACGCGACTCTCCTCGTGGCGCCGTCGGGTGAGACGATCCTGATCGACACCGGCGACTGGCGTGACGACAGCGAGGACGTCATCGACTACCTCGAGGAGCGGGGCGTCGATCGGATCGACCACCTCGTGGCGACCCACGCCCACGCCGATCACATCGGCGGTCACGCCGCGGTCATCGACCACTTCGAGACACACCGGGACGGCGTCGGCGCGGCCTACGACTCGGGGGTCGTCCACACGAGCGCGACCTACGAACGCTACCTCGAAGCCGTCGAGAGCCACGAGGTCACGCTGTTTCAGGTCGCCGAGGGCGACGAGCTCCCGCTCGAGGACGACGCCGTCGGCGCGACGGTGCTGAACCCGCCCGCCGGCGAGTCGGGCGACGACCTCCACTACAACAGTGTCACCCTCTCGGTGGAGTTCGGCGAGTTCACGTATCTGACGACCGGCGACGCCGAACGGGACGCCGAGCGGCGGCTGGTCGAGGACCGGGGCGAGGAGCTCGGAGCCGACGTCTATCAGGCCGGCCACCACGGCTCGTCGACGTCCTCGACCGAGCCGTTTCTCGATGCCGTCGAGCCGCGGGTCGCGGTGATCTCGAGCGCCGAGGACTCCCAGTACGGCCATCCCCACGACGACGTCCTCGAGTCGTTCGCCGACCGCGGCGTCGAAACCTACTGGACGGGCGTTCACGGCCACGTCGTCGTAACGACCGACGGGGAGGAGGCGAGTGTCGAGGCCGAGCGCGAGGCGACGACGGATCCGGCGGAGCTGCGCGAGCACGAACCCGACGCCGAGGCGGCCGCGGTGGGCCCGTCGGTCGGGAGCGTCACGGACCGGGCGCTCGTCGGCGTTCCCGCGAGCGCGCCGTGA
- a CDS encoding DUF7545 family protein, producing the protein MTDDVDTTTITISTDDDATDEITLPSGLVDLLAEGGQDSAETIGDITLLSFASRAHHIVHHGEGTDPELEAQEERIMELFEERFGQTFAEATGHQH; encoded by the coding sequence ATGACCGACGACGTCGACACGACCACGATCACGATTTCGACCGACGACGACGCGACTGACGAGATCACGCTGCCGTCCGGACTCGTCGACCTGCTCGCCGAGGGCGGACAGGACTCCGCCGAGACCATCGGCGACATCACCCTCCTCTCGTTTGCCAGCCGGGCCCACCACATCGTCCACCACGGCGAGGGGACGGATCCGGAGCTCGAGGCCCAGGAGGAGCGGATCATGGAACTGTTCGAGGAGCGGTTCGGACAGACCTTCGCCGAAGCGACCGGCCACCAGCACTAA
- a CDS encoding polysaccharide deacetylase family protein: MHRRNVLAMAATGAVGGIATSYGGVRRTDDHNAILGSEGLVVFTYDDSPIEDYTLTYQVHQEYDVPGCVAACPGWMEDDTDFLDPDQLAEMDEDGWGVLSHTYRHRALGYVNLNQTAAEGDERVYVDVHRHGDIAEDPLAIFDEENRVSATVAGQGTDSGGDYIELEEPLDGTVDSSGVVRHPAAFIRDRLEKTDERLESWGFDVTGFVYPYGRYHGVAEEIVREHYGAVANHRYGGGHNELPGQDPTAMRRRYIETDRADEDEIDAFMQTAAAEDVLAIVGGHSQYDTLTEDRIRYTIEAALERDLAIVTIEEALEALGPRIG, translated from the coding sequence ATGCACCGACGAAACGTTCTGGCGATGGCGGCCACTGGCGCTGTCGGGGGGATCGCCACGTCGTACGGCGGTGTCCGACGAACGGACGATCACAACGCAATCCTGGGCAGTGAGGGACTGGTCGTCTTCACGTACGACGACAGCCCGATCGAAGACTACACGCTCACGTACCAGGTTCACCAGGAGTACGACGTGCCCGGCTGCGTCGCGGCCTGTCCCGGCTGGATGGAGGACGACACGGACTTCCTCGATCCCGATCAGCTCGCCGAGATGGACGAGGACGGCTGGGGCGTCCTCTCGCATACGTACCGCCACCGTGCACTCGGCTACGTCAATCTCAACCAGACGGCCGCGGAGGGCGACGAGCGGGTCTACGTGGACGTCCACCGCCACGGCGATATCGCGGAGGATCCGCTCGCGATCTTCGACGAGGAAAACCGGGTTTCGGCGACCGTCGCCGGACAGGGCACCGATTCGGGTGGCGACTACATCGAACTCGAAGAACCCCTCGACGGAACGGTCGACTCGTCCGGAGTCGTCCGACACCCCGCGGCGTTCATCCGGGATCGCCTCGAGAAGACCGACGAGCGACTCGAGTCGTGGGGGTTCGACGTGACGGGGTTCGTCTACCCGTACGGTCGGTACCACGGCGTCGCCGAGGAGATCGTTCGGGAGCACTACGGGGCGGTCGCGAACCACCGTTACGGTGGCGGTCACAACGAGCTCCCCGGCCAGGATCCGACGGCGATGCGACGGCGATACATCGAGACCGACAGGGCGGACGAGGACGAGATCGACGCGTTCATGCAAACCGCGGCGGCGGAAGACGTCCTCGCGATCGTCGGCGGCCACTCCCAGTACGATACCCTCACCGAGGACCGCATCCGGTACACCATCGAGGCGGCGCTTGAACGCGATCTCGCGATCGTCACGATCGAGGAGGCGCTGGAGGCTCTCGGCCCCCGGATCGGATGA
- the dph5 gene encoding diphthine synthase: MLTFIGLGLYDERSITVEGREALRAADRAYAEFYTSKLLGTTVEELEDAHDVSIEVRDRAGVEQEPDDVLTAAESEDVAFLTAGDTMISTTHVDLRLRAHDRGIETRVIHGITAQTAASSLTGLQNYRFGKATTLPFPYAHGADGLPASVTKTIDANRADGLHTVVYLDIKAERDEYMSADVGAELLAEVYPDLVGVVVARAGSPDPLVAAGTMSELAERSFGDPLHLLVVPGECHLLEADALVELADADRDVLDIV; encoded by the coding sequence ATGCTCACCTTCATCGGGCTCGGACTCTACGACGAGCGCTCGATCACCGTCGAGGGCCGCGAGGCGCTGCGGGCGGCCGACCGCGCCTACGCCGAGTTCTACACCAGCAAGCTGCTCGGAACGACCGTCGAGGAGCTCGAGGACGCACATGACGTCTCGATCGAGGTCCGGGATCGGGCGGGCGTCGAACAGGAGCCCGACGACGTGCTCACGGCCGCAGAGAGTGAAGACGTCGCCTTCCTGACCGCGGGCGACACGATGATCTCGACGACCCACGTTGACCTCCGGCTGCGGGCCCACGACCGTGGGATCGAGACGCGGGTGATCCACGGCATCACCGCCCAGACGGCCGCCAGTTCGCTGACGGGGCTGCAGAACTACCGGTTCGGGAAGGCGACGACGCTGCCGTTTCCCTACGCCCACGGCGCCGACGGCCTGCCTGCGAGCGTCACGAAGACGATCGACGCGAACCGGGCAGACGGGCTCCACACCGTGGTTTATCTGGATATTAAGGCTGAACGAGACGAGTACATGAGCGCCGACGTCGGCGCCGAACTCCTCGCCGAGGTCTATCCCGACCTCGTCGGCGTCGTCGTCGCGCGCGCTGGAAGTCCGGACCCCCTCGTCGCCGCGGGGACGATGTCCGAGCTCGCCGAGCGGTCGTTCGGCGATCCGTTACACCTGCTGGTCGTCCCCGGCGAGTGTCACCTCCTTGAGGCCGACGCGCTCGTCGAGCTGGCCGACGCCGACAGGGACGTCCTCGATATCGTCTAG
- a CDS encoding biotin transporter BioY — translation MATKRSDVDLVDADVVGAFARAALLATLLGAVAPIAIPIPFSPAPITLQVLFVFLAGLLLGPVWGPASILLYLVAGGIGLPVFAGMNGGLGVLVGDSAGYLWSYPLAAALIGLIVHRGTDLRDPAAVSTPVVVAALVAATALIYAMGVGYMAWLLELELWEAVTVGALPFIPGEVLKIVAAVAIVESGRIDTLDA, via the coding sequence ATGGCAACCAAACGAAGCGACGTCGACCTCGTCGACGCCGACGTCGTCGGCGCGTTCGCCCGTGCGGCGCTGCTGGCGACGCTACTGGGGGCGGTGGCACCGATCGCGATCCCGATCCCGTTCTCACCGGCACCGATCACGCTGCAGGTCCTGTTCGTCTTCCTGGCGGGGCTGTTGCTCGGCCCCGTCTGGGGCCCAGCCTCGATACTGCTGTACCTCGTCGCCGGCGGGATCGGACTTCCGGTGTTCGCCGGGATGAACGGCGGACTCGGCGTCCTCGTCGGGGACTCGGCCGGCTACCTCTGGTCGTACCCCCTGGCCGCGGCCCTGATCGGGCTAATCGTCCACCGCGGTACCGACCTGCGCGATCCCGCTGCGGTCTCGACGCCCGTCGTCGTCGCCGCGCTCGTCGCCGCGACGGCCCTGATCTACGCGATGGGCGTCGGCTACATGGCGTGGCTGCTCGAACTCGAGCTCTGGGAGGCGGTTACCGTCGGCGCCCTGCCGTTTATTCCCGGCGAGGTGCTGAAGATCGTCGCCGCGGTCGCGATCGTCGAGAGCGGACGGATCGACACGCTCGACGCCTGA
- a CDS encoding DUF7557 family protein — MPTVELEEVTIERLDGLRIEDASYDELVTERISIDEASEYTLFYAG, encoded by the coding sequence ATGCCTACCGTCGAACTCGAGGAGGTGACGATCGAACGGCTGGACGGATTGCGCATCGAGGACGCGTCCTACGACGAGCTCGTCACGGAGCGGATCAGCATCGACGAGGCAAGCGAGTACACGCTCTTTTACGCGGGCTGA
- a CDS encoding gamma carbonic anhydrase family protein, with the protein MLRSFEGTEPQVADSARVDESAVVIGDVVVEDDASVWPNVTLRGDHGRIVVGEGANVQDNAVLHEDAELEPYATVGHSAIVHDATVGERALVGMNAVVLDGARIGEGSVVAAGSVVTEGTVVEPATLVAGAPAEPKAEVDDPQLEATADRYVELARRHAEGSERLD; encoded by the coding sequence ATGCTTCGCTCGTTCGAAGGGACGGAACCGCAGGTCGCCGACTCGGCCCGTGTCGACGAAAGCGCGGTCGTCATCGGTGACGTCGTCGTCGAGGACGACGCCAGCGTCTGGCCGAACGTCACCCTCCGTGGCGATCACGGACGGATCGTCGTCGGCGAGGGCGCGAACGTCCAGGACAACGCCGTCCTCCACGAGGACGCCGAGCTCGAACCTTACGCCACCGTCGGCCACAGCGCGATCGTCCACGACGCAACCGTCGGGGAGCGCGCGCTGGTCGGGATGAACGCCGTCGTCCTCGACGGCGCCCGGATCGGCGAGGGCAGTGTCGTCGCAGCCGGCAGCGTCGTCACGGAGGGAACGGTAGTCGAACCCGCGACGCTGGTCGCGGGCGCGCCCGCCGAACCGAAAGCCGAGGTCGACGACCCACAGCTCGAGGCGACGGCCGATCGGTACGTCGAGCTCGCTCGTCGCCACGCCGAGGGGTCGGAACGGCTCGACTAA
- a CDS encoding energy-coupling factor transporter transmembrane component T family protein, with product MLTYEPGDTVLHVLDPRAKLAIQIGFAATALAHTTPRALAGLTAFTLATLVLGRVRPLRTLYAYRFALVILAVGPLVAAATLGPPWIDLEAGLVTALASYRVLLILLVSAVYVRTTPVRDSRAAIQRTVPGKPGQLLGVGVALVFRFLPVVRSDLRTIREAMAARLGTERSARERATTIGMNGLSRTFRRADRLALALRARCFSWNPTLPELAFSRRDVPALGIALVLALTAFL from the coding sequence ATGCTGACCTACGAACCCGGTGACACGGTCCTCCACGTCCTCGATCCCAGGGCCAAGCTCGCGATCCAGATCGGGTTCGCGGCGACCGCCCTCGCACACACGACGCCGCGGGCGCTGGCCGGACTCACCGCGTTCACGCTCGCCACCCTCGTCCTCGGGCGGGTGCGACCGCTTCGAACGCTGTACGCCTACCGGTTCGCGCTGGTGATCCTCGCGGTCGGCCCCCTCGTCGCGGCTGCGACGCTCGGTCCACCGTGGATCGACCTCGAGGCAGGGCTGGTCACCGCGCTGGCGAGCTACCGGGTGTTGCTCATCCTGCTCGTCAGTGCCGTCTACGTCCGGACCACGCCGGTCCGGGACTCGCGGGCGGCGATCCAGCGGACGGTTCCGGGAAAGCCCGGCCAGCTGCTCGGCGTCGGCGTTGCGCTCGTGTTCCGCTTCCTGCCCGTCGTGCGATCGGATCTGCGGACGATCCGGGAGGCGATGGCCGCGCGGCTCGGTACCGAACGGAGCGCCCGCGAGCGTGCGACGACGATCGGGATGAACGGGCTCTCACGGACGTTTCGCCGAGCTGACCGGCTCGCGCTCGCACTGCGGGCCAGATGTTTCTCGTGGAATCCGACGCTACCCGAGCTCGCGTTCTCGCGGCGAGACGTTCCCGCGCTGGGGATCGCCCTCGTGCTGGCGCTGACGGCGTTTCTGTGA